GCCTATGAGCCCGAAGGGCCAGGCCAGCTACCCGGCGCGAGCGGGCCACCTCCTCGCAGCCCAAAGGGGCACGGCCCAGGACAGGGAGCGGGGCACCGCGCGGAAGGGTTTCCCCTTTGCagggaggagccgccgccgccaccgtcgccgGGGCAAGGGGGGgcgaggccgccggccaagggcgacgagggagggagagaggacgGAACTGACGCGCAAAGGAGCCAAACGCGGCGATGAAGGGTCGGAACGGGGAGCAGCGGGGCACTATCACGCCGGCGGGCGGGGAGGCGGGAAGAGCCGAGGGAGTCGCCGGCGCCAGCCGAGGAGGGGACGCCGTGGACGCCCGCCATGAGGACCGAGCCGAACCCAAGTCAGACCGGCCCGCCACTCCCTAGGAGCGGCGTCGGCGGCCTCCCGAGCCCCGCAAGGCTGCGCCTTGGCCCCGAGGCGGACGAGCAGAGCTCATTAGCCGGTTCTGGGCGCGCCGCCGCGAGCCGGAGGCAGAACCTCCGCAACGGGAGGCTGAGCCAGCGGCCACGCTGGTCGGCGACGCACGAACCGGGGGGGCGGGGGGGCGGGAGGGGCCAGGGCAGTCGGCCAGGGGGGGTCGTCCTCCTCGGCGAGGTCCGCCCAACGGATCCGCGGCAACACCTCGAGGGAGGACGGGAGCGGCGAGGAGGCAGGCGACGCAGGAGGCGGGGAAgccgggcgggggagggggaggggggggggggaacgcCGGCCGCAGCGCCCGCCGGGGGCGGGGGCGCGTCGCCAGGGCCCGAGACTTCCATCTCCAAACACGCGAGAGTATAAGAGGTTTTCCTGTGTGTACATTCAAAGGAACTTATTAGTAACCTGAAAAAAAAGTATTCTCAATAAGAAAACCTGTAAAGTGAAAAACTTGTATGCACAAGTCAGCAGGTAATCAATCGTGTAAGCTAGCCATTGTTGTGATACACAAGACATAAAGAGCAGTTGGTACATCCAAATTCAAAAACCAGAAAATGAAGACAGTCATAGCAGTTGGCTTTCTGAATACCGACTACAATATTGCATCCCAAGCTGTCAACAGTATGTGAACTCACCATCACTGAGTCTAATAGTTATGATATGAACATCTATGAACCAAGAGCTGGCATATCAGACTGAATTATAGGGGATTACCACTCACATCACATGCACCTTCCCCAGCGGTTCATCCGAGAGTTGAGAGACTGCGTTTGCATTAGGCATCAGCTAGAATAGAATATTGTGAGCTGCGTCTGGCTTGGAGCCAACGATGTTGTGCTAATTTCCCCATTTTCTCTACATGGCAGCCATTCCCAAGATCAAGCACCGTCACAATTGGAATTGGTACCCTGGCGGTGGTAATCATCTGCCTAGACCAATTTGACTTAGAGAGATCTGCATAGATCAATTTAACCTGGAGCATGCTGGAAGATCGGATCAACAAATAAGTAATTTTGGAACATAATTAACGGTCGCTATCCATTGGAGATCGGATACGCTGCGTTAGAAGCAGGGGCCGTATCGCCCGCGTCATCTGGCTCGACTTGCCTCCGCTCTCCACCTGCAGCAACCTGGCCTCGCCCGGCTCGCCTCCTGGATCTGGATCCCCCTTTTGCCGGCGGCCGCCCGCCTCGCCCGCCCAGCCTCTCCGCCTGCGACTCGCCATCTCGCCTCGCCAAACGATCCCGTCGTCCTCTCGATGGACGAGGCGACCAAGCGGCGCTcctgttttttttctttgttttttttaaCGATCGACCGAGCAGTTCCCCAGTCCTGCTAGCTACATGGGCTAGGGACAGAGGCCCATTGTACCCGGGAAAAGCGCCCCTCCAGAATTTTTGGCCCAAGTTAGCAGATGCGGTTCAGCACAGCAAATCTAACGGCCTGGAGTTGCTAAAGAAAAAAATCTAACGGCCTGGATGGCCAGATCAGGAAAACAGATGGTCAGAAACGCATACGGGACATGGGAGGGCTGGAAAATGGCTCAATTTTACTGtcctaaataaaaataaaataactAGATTGAAATTATACAGAGCGTTCATATCAGTCAAGTAACAAGCTGGCCTCCATCTCAGGTGTACTTTCGCAACTTTTATAAATATATGGTAAATTGAAATCATAGTAAAAATATATTCATCAGAAACCATAAAAAAAAAACCAAGTTCCTTCAGTTTCATAACGCATTTAGAGAGTACTAGTTCATTAGTAACCAGGGACATGTCTTGTCATCCTAGGATAAGTGGCATGAATATAGTCGTCTAGATTTGTCTTTTCCAGCCAATGAGGGCACTCCAATGTTTTCTTCTGCATACTAGCCAACCAAGGCAAGCAATTTCGGCCTTAGTTATCACCCGAGGCAGCTCTGCAGCTTAGTTGTGGTTCAAGATACTATCGCCAAGGCTCCATAGGCTATAAATCGAATAGGCTGTAAATTCTGAATTCTTTCAAGGAGATTATTGAAAACGCATGATGTGATGTGATGTGAAGCCACGATGATGACTTTGCTTGATATTTTATCCTTTTCTTTTTGCAGTGGTTGATGCTTACTCCTCGATAGGCTCAATGCTCATGATGCCGATGCCACTTCAATGTTGTTGAAAAGTTACGGTGCCTCCTTTTGTTCTATGCCTCTTTCACTGACCTCACACCATTGAAACATTTGATCACTTTGTTTTTGCAACATCTCCGTGTTTTAgaaatcctttgaatcaaagaacaAAGAGGGAGTCCCTCGTTGATGTTTTACTCAAACAGATCCCCACGATTCGGAGATTGTACATCCATGGTCAGCAACCTTAAATAAAACACAATGTCACCCTTTAAAAAACAAGGACcttgataaatcccgaacgttcggaTTTTAGGCATGTCATCCGAACGTTTtttcatggcaactttagttgatGCAAGGTGGCAACTTTAGTTGTTAAGACATGACGACTTTGTTCTAATTATTTTTTTACAAAATTATTACGTTTGCCAACCTCGTGTGAACTAAAGTTGTCATAAAAAACATTCAAactgccatgcttaaaatccgaacgttcgGAATTTATCATTTCCAAAAAATAATGTCTAGACTGAGCCACCCTCAAGGGGACCCATCAGTAGTGAGCACGCTCCAACTGCTCGCCCGGCCACGTCAtttggacccacctgtcatacgaATGCTGATACAGTACCAGATACGCATCTTCGTGCAGCGTTCGGCCTCTGTTTCGCCCTCCCCTCTTCGCAGCTGTCACCGGCGGCTACTCTCTCCCCGCATGGCGTCGCCTCCTCCGCCGgctcccgccgccgcggccgcccaCAGCGTGTTCGTCTACGGCACCCTGATGGCGGAGGAGGTCGTGCGCGTCCTCCTCGGCCGCGTCCCGCCGTCCTCCCCCGCGCTCCTCCCCAACCAGTACGTGCGCGCGTGCGCCCTCCGCTCCACTCCACCCGGTGTTCGTCCTGTgttctccctctccctctgcgCCCCCTGTCGCTCTTCTCACGTTGCCTTTTTCGCAGCCAGAGGCTCAGCATCAGGGGCCGCGTCTACCCGGCGATCCTGCCCGTCGACGGCAGCAAAGTCCCCGGGAAGGTGCGCGCAATCCCACACACACACATCGCGTATGCTTGGTGTTAATTTTCTTAGTCTGACGAGTGCAAGTTAAGATGTGAGAAATGGCGAGTACTGTCAGTATGGAACGGTTGAAGTGCAGAACGAGTGACAATCTGTTCCTGTGTCTGTGCTGCAGGTTTGGCAGGGGATCACTGACAGGGAGCTCGATGTGCTGGACATCTTTGAGGATGAGGAGTATGTCAGGGAAACTGTTGGCATCTCGCTGGCCGTAAGTCCATTCGCCGGCCTAGGTCTCTGCTCCAGTCGATGGTAGCCGGATTCATGCCGAACCACAAAATTCAGTGGAATGTTCAGTTGAAATCAGTTATCCTGACAGCCTTTTTCATGATTGTTTGGAGGCACGCAGATAGTACTGTTATCAAGTGGTTTTGTTCTAACATGAAAGACCACCTTTCTTTGGCATCTTAGAGAGCAATTCTTCGCTAGACTGTTCAAACAGGATTGAGTACTTTGGGTTTGCAGGATTCGGCGGATATGATCGCCTATGCATATATATGGGGGAATGTGGATGATCCTGACCTCTATGGGGAATGGGATTTTGATGTGAGTGTTTCCCTTCATGCTAATCTTGAGCATTTTTTGTATTGTGAATGAAAGGCAAACAAACACCGCCACTATGGAACTCAGCGCATGCACCAATCTGGTGATGCTATGAGAAGCAAAGCTGTTGCAACATACTATGTTTATTAAATTACACGTATAAtgctactactccctctgtcccataatataagaacgtttttgacactagtgtagtgtcaaaaacgttcttatattatgggacggagggagtatttgttaaACAGTCTCCATTTGCTCAGCTGATACGAATTCTGATACGAAGAATAACATCACTAATTTACTAGCTCTAAGAAAAGCACGTGCTTGATTTAATGAAGTTCTGAGTATGCCATTATGTGCTGCTCACCGGTGGCGGTATATGCTGTTTGGCAATGTCTTGCTCTCTTCGGTTTTCTGGGACATGTTTCCGTAGTATCCATTCAAGCACTGACCTGTATACTATGTGGTATCTGTAGGAATGGAAGAAAGTGCATCTGAAGGACTATATTACAATGACACAAGATTTCAGGGAGGAACTGGAACAGCTTGAATCTGAGACACATGATTGAAGCTTGCCAATCATTCTTCCAGAAGGATTAATTCGCCAATTTATTGTATGTGCTTTGTTCAACCAGCTCTAATGTGAATTGTAAATAAGATATTCATCGGATTGCCATCAACCTAGCAAAAAAATAGTTTTCATATTTTGTGACCAAGGCTCGAGGTGTTCAACTCTACGTTTTTTCTGTGCTTTTTGGATCCCTCAATGCTGCTTGAGACACTTGCATGTGAAACAAATTAAACTTGAATTTGTTTTGCGTATGTTGTACTAGCCCTTTTGCCTGTTCATGCGATGTGCTGTCATGTAAAATTTTGCCTATGGTATATACCTATCAGTCACACTCTTCATCCCTCTTGATCAATGAACAGTTAATAAGTTCTGTCacaaaattcagccaaaataagGGGTAGAGAAAGTCGTACTTTCAAAAAACATGTGTTAGAGGTAGTCCTGGCAATAATCAACAAAACTCATCACATTTCCAGTATGCCATGAACGGCTGACAGGTCCATTTGTCGGATTTAGAACCAAATTTCATATGGGTGTTTGATAAGACCAAACAGTAGATTGAACCAAATTTCATATCGCAGttccatcttttttagtaaaCCTAGCAGTTTCTATTTGGGGATGGTGACCTTAACAAGGGCTACACACAACCCAACAATAGTCCAGTACAAATGTTCTTCCCAAGAACATACTATCTTCAGATTTGCCTAAGTGTCTCAGGTCTCTAACAACTCTGGGAAAGTTTTCAGTTCTCATCCCTACTACTCGTTTCAACTGATAAAGCTACATATATATCCAAAAGAAAACCTAATCTGAGGAGCATTTTCCCTTACAGCTATAAGCTGACACATCTAAACTACATTCTTCACTGCATTTCTTTTGCAGCTTTGATGATGGCTGTAGTACACATGAATCCATAATGGTGAAGACAAATAGTGAATACAACTAACCAAGATGTTAACATGACAACTATGTGAATGCGCCTCTAAGTCATGTCATTCGAATTGGTCATAGGGGCCGATGGAAGGGTTCCCGGAGTTCTGCTCGTAACGAGGCTTCCAAGTATTCCCTCCATCTGAGCTGCTGCAAGCCTGGTTGGGCAGAACATTGCTCCCTAAATCACCATCCAGACTCATCTTCTGCACTTCTTGAGGGGACAGGATCCTAATGCACTTGACGCAATTCACAAACTCCCTGCATCATCCACATGAAAAAAATTAGGGCAAGCGATGGATAGAATCTCTCACCGTGAACATTCATGTGCACATCCTATATGCATCAACACAAACTTAGATGTATGAAAAGAGGATAGTGGCACCAAACACAGTCTATTCCAGTTTTTTCTTCCCGTATTTATGTTTCAGTTATGTCAGTGTCCTGGATTGATCCTATTTCACATTTCTAGACATTTCTACATGTGTCCTTTTGACAAACTATATTTGGTTCAGACTGGGAAGTTTAGAAATTCACTTAAACACAGGCAGAAAGGCAGATGGACTTACTCCCATGGGTCATCGCCGAGAAGTAGGACGTCATCCTCATGATCTGTGTAGACTAGCTTCCAACCTATTCTCTGTCGGTCTTCAAGTTGCCCCTCTATACCAAACATGCGGGCCAAAGCTTGATTCAGTTCTCCATATCCAGAGAACCTACCGATGTCAATGGACCGGCCTACAGCTCCACGCTTGTACACCTACAAGACACAGTTTAAGCTAAGATACAAAAGGGGGAAGCATACAACAAAGAAAGCATACTCTCAAGAGAATATGGCTCCATAATGAGCATGGGCATACGAGGGCCCCGATTTCCAACTGACCCTTTAACAAGCTTTTAGAGCTCTTATGTGCCTATGTGTGACCACCTCATCCACTACACATAGAAGTGTCATCTTACAACATATATCTCATGCAATCAGTTCTTATCTGAACCATCAACCACCATTTCGAACATTATTACATACAGAATGTAAAATTTATCTTGGTAAAAAACTGTAACTTTGCTAAACTATAATTGTTGTTGGTGTATTCCTTTTTTAAAACTTTTTTACAGGCAATTGCATTGACATTATTTTATAACTAGTTGCTGGATCATAACTTAGTTTTGAGATAGTCATGTTCTTAAATATCTCAGTGGAGGGGCTTAATTTTACTATTTGGTAATATAGGCACCACACAACATATACTGCCTTAAAAATCGTACTTTCAATAGGATAAGCACATAATAGAAAAAGGAAAACCTTGGTGAATGTACGCATCCTCTGTGGTGGAGCAGCAGGAGGCCAAGAACTTCTGTTCATTAAGGCACCATCATTAATTGCAGAATCGATGGAATTAAAAGCCATATCTGATTGACCAAATGACTGTGAAACCATGGAGGTTGATATCTCTTGACGGGCATCCTTTTGCATCTGGTAGTTGTTCTCATCATCAGTTGAGAAATGATTCTGATACTTCACAGAATCAAGTGCATTTTCCAACAAGCCTTCTGTTTCCATAGGAAACCCTAACGGGCCATCATTGTTCATCCCAAAGAGGGCACTGTTACTTGGATCCACACCTTGAATTTCTACATCAGGAAGTTCATCTTTGAACATCTGGTGCTGGTTGAAGTTAGAAGTGGCGAAACCTTGATGCAGAAGTCCATCTGTTTGTGAAGGCCATAATGAAGTCGCTGACGAAGCTGTTTCCAGGTTGTCTGTTGGCAGTGCATTGTTCATAAAATTTTGAAGGCCGGACACAACATTTGGTAATTTCGAGGTGATCGCACTTGACTTAACACCATTGTTTAACTTTGGCAATTCCTTGGTCGTTACTGGAGTGACTGATACAGCTTCAATGGGGGTCAGAATTGACATCTGAGCAATAGAGTGTGGCACCTTCTCTGTGCTGATTTTGCAATGATCATTCCTGCCAATGGTTGGCTGCACAAGATGGTTGCCATTAGCTGTGGAAGGGGATGTCGAACAAGAAGGTATTTCTTCTGTAACAGCAGATTGTGCAGCACCCGGAACTATCATACTGTTACCAGTTTTGGGGATCACACTGGTAGAAGAGATCTGTGCAAAGGCAGCTTCTGACACATATGTAGGTGCAACCTGTTTCTGTGAAGGCTTCTGCTGTTGCTGCTCTTGCTGAATGGGCGGTGGCAGTTGTGTTGTCTGCGATGAAGAAGTTCTGCAGTCCTGTTGGGGCATCACTTGTTGCTGGGCAAGCGAATGCGAATTCGACAACTGCTGTTGCATGTCTACAAGAAAATTTTGCTGCTCTTGGATTATTGGTAATCGTGAGAGTGTAACTGCGGACTGTGACATCAGTGACTGCTGCTGTAGTTTCTGTAACAGCTGCAAGTGGAGTTCCTGATCAGACAATTGTGTTTGCTGACTTGCCAGATTAGCTAGCTGCCCAGGCAACTTATttagctgctgctgctgctgtaacTGTTGGTGAAGTAAAAGCTGTTGCTGCTGCATTTGCAAATTTTGGTCCTGCAGTTGATGAGACTGAAGCAGGTGCTGGCCACTGGCCCCATGCTGGTTTtgagttggtgatggtggtggttgtttttgttgctgttgttgctgcaTCTGATTCTGGAGAATTACCTGTGCCTGGACAATATTAGTTTGAGCCTGGGCCTGGCTTAGGGGAATTGCTTGGATACCGGACTGCTGTTGCCTCTGCTGATCTTGCTTCTGATCTTGGTGATTTCTGATGGCACCTAGTTGATTCAATGGAAGTGCTGCATTTGACAAATCATTAATAGGTTTCATTTGCTGATGGAGTTTGGGAGGATTAAACTGCATGCTATTCTGCTGTAGTAGATGGTTCTGCATATATAACTGCCTTGCAAGATCGGCAGCGCCAATATTTTGCATCGCAGGGTTACTCGCTGATCGGAGGTACTCGGACTGCATGGCTGTGCTAGCTAATGAGGAGCTCTGCTGCCGGTTCATATTCATCCACTGAACCAAACTCAGGCCAGGCATTGTAGCACTCTGGGTTTGAGGGTCCTTTATGCATATCTCCTCACCAAGCCAAGGCATTGCTCTCTTCATAAGACTTTCCATCTCCAACGACTCGTCATCTGTTAATTCAAATTTAGAAGAGCACGAAGCATGCAAATCATCAGACATGATATGGTAATATGGTTAGCATTCTCCAATTTTAAGAACAGTGGCATCCATTTACTGACACATTTCAGCTCAATCTACTGTTTGCAAGACAACCTACTTGATTATCTGTTGGTATGTTAAGATATGCAGACAAGTTATCTGTATGGCACGTAAACTACGGTAGAATCTATATTCATATGCTTCTTTTGATGCACTTTATGTGCTGGAAGACTAAGAAACATAGTATATTCTCTTCCATAAAAGAAGATAAAAAGTACCAGAAGCAGTCAATCACCATTCCACCAAGTAGTCTTTACGTATCTTTGCAGTTAAGATCTTTACCCCCCATACATGCAGTTAACATAGTGATTTGAAGAAATTCACGTCTTTTTTTTTTACTGCAAGAATTCACTGTCTTTGTCATACTTATACCAGACTTACCTAATTGCCTAGGGCGCTTCACACCAAAGAATGGCTGGGGACAAATGAAAAAAGGAGCAGCAAGCGGTTCAATCTCCCAGATTGAAACTCTGTTCCTTCTTTCTCCTGCAGCCGACTCGTCCCACCCAACCTATCAGAGAAAATCAAATCAGTGAATCAGAAAGACAAATGGAGAAAGAATAACACAGTGCAAGAGCTGCAATTAGGATGGTGTTTGAAATCCAACCTGTAAGCTGCGCCACTGGGAGTTTTTCCATCTCACTGGATCTAGATCACTTATTCCAGTTATCGTACCCATGTAGCTGAAAAGTATTAAATATGTCAGCACTACTTGGAGCTTCAGAGGTAAGAGTTTGTATGGGTAATTTGACATACCGTCTTGTTCCTAGTTCCTCCGTCTCGCACATCATGCGGAAGCGCATCCCTAAAGAGATCTGATTACTGTACATTGCCTTCTGGTATTTGGCAAATGGGATAACAAATTCAGTAGGACTGGCCCTGAAAGTCCACAGTTCAAAACATAGTCATGTTAGGTACTGAATCTACGTAGAAACTTTTAGGTAATTAGCATGGTTATTGAAACTAAACCGCAGATTTAGAAGCTCACCTAGGGTTATAAAATATGGTAAACGGGCTGGTGTTGGCAGAAGCATGTGCAGCTGCGGCAAGGACCCCTATGTGCATACTGTCGCTTGAAAGTACCGAAGACGATATGTTCGTGGGCTGTCGGTTAGCGCGCCTGATTCCCAGTAGAAGTTGCTGCTTTTCATCTCTGGAGTGTAGCAAATAAAACGAAATGTGGCATTTACATTTCGAGTTCTGTTCTCTATTTCAAATAATCTGCTGCTAAAATTGGAACTCTAGGATGAACCGATGTATGCTTTCAGAAGATGGACGGAAGCATGGGCATTTACCTAACGAATATGACAGAATCACCAGCAAATAGCTTCTTGCCACTCACAAAGAGGCTCCAACCAGTAGTAAGTAAATGTCTTTTGGGCTGACCTGGTCATTACCAAGCGCAATAATATTAGTTAAACTCGAATCGTACTCAGTTATTGCAGCAGAAGGAAGCTCTACTCAATTGTACTACATTTTCTGTACCCCGAAATATATGACGGAATGTCCACACATTGTCATGTATATCCCTGGCCTGCAGCTCTTGGCACGGAGGCTGCAACGAGAAATCCTACAGAACAGAGTAACGAAATTAAGATGGCACCATGATACTGGTACATGAGTTTTAGTCACGGAAAAGACCTGGAAATCTGATGCCTGCTTACCAGGGAAGGGAATATCTTCTCCGCTGCACGGCGAGGCACGGAGAAGCCTCCGTGTGTGCTCGTATCGCTCGCGGTGAGCGTCTTGCAGAAGAACTCCATCTGTGGCCTCGCTTGTCTTAGCGCAAGCTCTGACAGCTGCAACGCCTCTTTTGCATACTGATATAAACCCAAGATCAGGACCAAGACAGGGCTCAAGGCATTGAAACATACAGAGAAATATTGGGGGAAACCTGCAGATTTTAGATGCTTACTGTATTCACTGGCTGAAGAGTCATCTGTGCGTACACCTCATCAGTATCCGGGTCTGCCTGAAAAATCAAGAGACGACATCTTTTCAGAATTGATGATCGCGGGCGCGCCGTGTCAAACAGTTTGGACGACGGGCTGTTAGATTACTTGCAAAGTGACGCTGTGCAGAAGACATATCAACTTTGAGGGAAGATTGGGGTAGCTCGGTACGTGAGCTTCCACATCCTTTTGCATAGAAGCTGCAACCTGAACCAGACACATACCAAGCCCAAGTAAGTTCCTTTTCTATGCCTACTATTAGTGAATAAAGATGCAACACAGCGCTTTCCTCCATATAAAAAGTAAGAGCAGCATTTTTAAATTATGAAGCAATAGATAGAAAGGGAACAAAAAACTTAAGGTGGCTAAACCAAGTACCAGGTATTTTGGACAAGCGTTTTCCAAAAACAAATCCAGCCGTTTTCTGTACACGTATGCACTGTTATCCTACCAATCATACATTGCTAAAACTTTCCGTTGTAAAACATGAATTATCTCATGGAATGATTGAGGAAGTACAAGCATTCAAACATGCTGCCCTTTTTATACACCAACTTTCTGCGGCTTCCCTAAAAAATTAGGAGAAAAGTAATTTTGAAGTGCAGAAAGTGCAGCCTCATGAGTGAACTCCTTTTAGATGAACTCTGCAGGCCATAGGTACACTGCTAAAGTGTTCCCCCCACATATCATCATGGGCAACGCAGCCGAATGTCCCACATACATTAAAAAAACTTATTTTTTTGCTGAACTTTTTAAAAGGGGAGCACAGTTGCAGAATTAGGGATCGATCTTTTACAGAATCCATCAAGAACACCGTTGCATTCAGCTGAAAATCTTTCTGAAAGCAGGCTGTTTTTTCAGTGCAGAATCAGTGGAAGGTGCAGCAGGAATCAGGACCATAAATGCAAGCAATACAAAGC
The sequence above is a segment of the Aegilops tauschii subsp. strangulata cultivar AL8/78 chromosome 6, Aet v6.0, whole genome shotgun sequence genome. Coding sequences within it:
- the LOC109740422 gene encoding auxin response factor 5 isoform X2 — protein: MEFFCKTLTASDTSTHGGFSVPRRAAEKIFPSLDFSLQPPCQELQARDIHDNVWTFRHIFRGQPKRHLLTTGWSLFVSGKKLFAGDSVIFVRDEKQQLLLGIRRANRQPTNISSSVLSSDSMHIGVLAAAAHASANTSPFTIFYNPRASPTEFVIPFAKYQKAMYSNQISLGMRFRMMCETEELGTRRYMGTITGISDLDPVRWKNSQWRSLQVGWDESAAGERRNRVSIWEIEPLAAPFFICPQPFFGVKRPRQLDDESLEMESLMKRAMPWLGEEICIKDPQTQSATMPGLSLVQWMNMNRQQSSSLASTAMQSEYLRSASNPAMQNIGAADLARQLYMQNHLLQQNSMQFNPPKLHQQMKPINDLSNAALPLNQLGAIRNHQDQKQDQQRQQQSGIQAIPLSQAQAQTNIVQAQVILQNQMQQQQQQKQPPPSPTQNQHGASGQHLLQSHQLQDQNLQMQQQQLLLHQQLQQQQQLNKLPGQLANLASQQTQLSDQELHLQLLQKLQQQSLMSQSAVTLSRLPIIQEQQNFLVDMQQQLSNSHSLAQQQVMPQQDCRTSSSQTTQLPPPIQQEQQQQKPSQKQVAPTYVSEAAFAQISSTSVIPKTGNSMIVPGAAQSAVTEEIPSCSTSPSTANGNHLVQPTIGRNDHCKISTEKVPHSIAQMSILTPIEAVSVTPVTTKELPKLNNGVKSSAITSKLPNVVSGLQNFMNNALPTDNLETASSATSLWPSQTDGLLHQGFATSNFNQHQMFKDELPDVEIQGVDPSNSALFGMNNDGPLGFPMETEGLLENALDSVKYQNHFSTDDENNYQMQKDARQEISTSMVSQSFGQSDMAFNSIDSAINDGALMNRSSWPPAAPPQRMRTFTKVYKRGAVGRSIDIGRFSGYGELNQALARMFGIEGQLEDRQRIGWKLVYTDHEDDVLLLGDDPWEEFVNCVKCIRILSPQEVQKMSLDGDLGSNVLPNQACSSSDGGNTWKPRYEQNSGNPSIGPYDQFE
- the LOC109740423 gene encoding AIG2-like protein D isoform X3, translating into MASPPPPAPAAAAAHSVFVYGTLMAEEVVRVLLGRVPPSSPALLPNQYVRACALRSTPPGRLSIRGRVYPAILPVDGSKVPGKVWQGITDRELDVLDIFEDEEYVRETVGISLAVSPFAGLGFGGYDRLCIYMGECG
- the LOC109740423 gene encoding AIG2-like protein D isoform X2, producing the protein MASPPPPAPAAAAAHSVFVYGTLMAEEVVRVLLGRVPPSSPALLPNHQRLSIRGRVYPAILPVDGSKVPGKVWQGITDRELDVLDIFEDEEYVRETVGISLADSADMIAYAYIWGNVDDPDLYGEWDFDEWKKVHLKDYITMTQDFREELEQLESETHD
- the LOC109740422 gene encoding auxin response factor 5 isoform X1 yields the protein MAQSPASSAVAAPAPCEGERKAPAINGELWHACAGPLVSLPPVGSLVVYFPQGHSEQVAASMQKDVEAHVPSYPNLPSKLICLLHSVTLQADPDTDEVYAQMTLQPVNTYAKEALQLSELALRQARPQMEFFCKTLTASDTSTHGGFSVPRRAAEKIFPSLDFSLQPPCQELQARDIHDNVWTFRHIFRGQPKRHLLTTGWSLFVSGKKLFAGDSVIFVRDEKQQLLLGIRRANRQPTNISSSVLSSDSMHIGVLAAAAHASANTSPFTIFYNPRASPTEFVIPFAKYQKAMYSNQISLGMRFRMMCETEELGTRRYMGTITGISDLDPVRWKNSQWRSLQVGWDESAAGERRNRVSIWEIEPLAAPFFICPQPFFGVKRPRQLDDESLEMESLMKRAMPWLGEEICIKDPQTQSATMPGLSLVQWMNMNRQQSSSLASTAMQSEYLRSASNPAMQNIGAADLARQLYMQNHLLQQNSMQFNPPKLHQQMKPINDLSNAALPLNQLGAIRNHQDQKQDQQRQQQSGIQAIPLSQAQAQTNIVQAQVILQNQMQQQQQQKQPPPSPTQNQHGASGQHLLQSHQLQDQNLQMQQQQLLLHQQLQQQQQLNKLPGQLANLASQQTQLSDQELHLQLLQKLQQQSLMSQSAVTLSRLPIIQEQQNFLVDMQQQLSNSHSLAQQQVMPQQDCRTSSSQTTQLPPPIQQEQQQQKPSQKQVAPTYVSEAAFAQISSTSVIPKTGNSMIVPGAAQSAVTEEIPSCSTSPSTANGNHLVQPTIGRNDHCKISTEKVPHSIAQMSILTPIEAVSVTPVTTKELPKLNNGVKSSAITSKLPNVVSGLQNFMNNALPTDNLETASSATSLWPSQTDGLLHQGFATSNFNQHQMFKDELPDVEIQGVDPSNSALFGMNNDGPLGFPMETEGLLENALDSVKYQNHFSTDDENNYQMQKDARQEISTSMVSQSFGQSDMAFNSIDSAINDGALMNRSSWPPAAPPQRMRTFTKVYKRGAVGRSIDIGRFSGYGELNQALARMFGIEGQLEDRQRIGWKLVYTDHEDDVLLLGDDPWEEFVNCVKCIRILSPQEVQKMSLDGDLGSNVLPNQACSSSDGGNTWKPRYEQNSGNPSIGPYDQFE
- the LOC109740423 gene encoding AIG2-like protein D isoform X4, whose protein sequence is MLIQYQIRIFVQRSASVSPSPLRSCHRRLLSPRMASPPPPAPAAAAAHSVFVYGTLMAEEVVRVLLGRVPPSSPALLPNQYVRACALRSTPPGRLSIRGRVYPAILPVDGSKVPGKVWQGITDRELDVLDIFEDEEYVRETVGISLAVSPFAGLGFGGYDRLCIYMGECG
- the LOC109740423 gene encoding AIG2-like protein D isoform X1, whose protein sequence is MASPPPPAPAAAAAHSVFVYGTLMAEEVVRVLLGRVPPSSPALLPNQYVRACALRSTPPGRLSIRGRVYPAILPVDGSKVPGKVWQGITDRELDVLDIFEDEEYVRETVGISLADSADMIAYAYIWGNVDDPDLYGEWDFDEWKKVHLKDYITMTQDFREELEQLESETHD